The Teredinibacter sp. KSP-S5-2 genomic interval AAGAATGCCTGGATGAAATCAGAGAATTCCTGGCTCAGTCATATTTAAAATATACGCATTTTTCTGTTAAGGAAATTGCATACCGTCTGGAATATAGCGATACAGCGAACTTTCGCAGAGCCTTTAAACGGTGGAACGGTCTTGCCCCTGACGATTTCAGAAAAAAATATTCAATCTACACACGAGACGAGTACTCGATGTAAACCCAAGCAGGCTTTGCACGAATGATCAATAAATATTCTTATTCTCAAACAAGAACAAAATAATTGAAACACTCCCATTAAGCGTTCACAACGGTATAATGCGCGTTTTTCCAGTTTTTGTAAGACAAGGCAAAATTCGTGTTAGAAGCATTACTATTGGCTGTCGCCCTCAGTATGGACGCCTTCGCCGTATCCATTGGTCTGGGTTCAAAACGACAAAAAAGTCCGCTGGCGCTAGGATTAATCGCTGGAGTCTATTTTGGTGTATTCCAGGCCATGATGCCTCTCATCGGTTTTCTCGGAGGCAAGGGAATGCTTGGATGGGTTGAATCCTATGCCCCCTGGTTGGCTTTCTTCCTGCTGCTGCTAATCGGCGGAAAAATGATTTATGAGGCATTTTCAGAGGGAATTGAAGAAGACATCGCCAACATAACCCACCGACTGCTACTTACTCTGGCCATTGCAACCAGCATCGACGCGCTGGCTGCAGGCTTTGCTTTAACGGTGCTTGATGTCAGCCCACTACTTGCCTGCGGAATAATCGGTATCACCACATTTTTATTTAGCGTTTTAGGAGTGTTTATCGGTGTAAAAAGCGGCACCTGGCTGGAGTCTAAAGCCGAAATACTGGGTGGCATCATTCTGATATTGATCGGAATAAAAATTCTGCTTGGCTAATAGCAAACAGGCATCACTGACTTATCAAACAGTCACGCCATGCCCTCTGGTACGAACTTTTTGCGATAGCTGAAATAATTGGCTGATAACACTTTAACTGTCAGCACTCCAGTAAGAGTATGTAACCTGACGGAATCAGTTCAATCAAAATAGAGAGAACGACTGTATAGCGAGTGCAGTTTAAAAAAAGAAACCACCTCCGAAGAGGTGGTTCTTATAGACAGTCAACACAATTAACGAAACGGTAAATTAATTACAGGCGCCGTTATTTGTCCATACTTGCCAAGGCCCTGAGTTTTGCTCTGGGTTTGCCCCCTGGTTCCACCAATTTGCGGTGTACTGCACACCGTTGTACTGAACGGTGTTTCCACCTGTGTATACAGATGCGCTATCCCAAACCGCCAGGCCGCTACAAGTCGCACCGCCGCTAGATGAACTACTGGATGAGCTGCTTGATGATGAACTGGACGAACTACTGGATGAGCTGCTGGAAGAAGACGAGCTACTAGAGGACGTCGAAGATCCACCACAAGCACCTGCGGCTGCGCCATTCCATGCATATTCCCAAGCCCAGCCTACACCTGGTTCGTATGATCCGCCGGCAGAACACCAACCACTTACCGCACACTCATAGTTATTACCTACATTAGAAACCAAATCACCAGTGCTGTAGGTATTACCAGATACATATTGAGGACAATCTCCACCACCACCAGAACTGGAAGAACTACTGGACGATGAGCTACTGCTACTACTGCTTGAGCTGGAAGAACTGCTGCTTGAACTTGACGATGACGAACTGGAACCACCACCAAAATTCACATCGATAGCGTTATAGAACGTGTTTGCTGTATCCGCCACATCCCAAACGGCTAGAATTACGTGGTAACCACTGCGGCTGGGTACGTTACAGTTATGCGTCATGGGTGACGGTGGTTGACCGTTACCTTGCACAACACAGAACGGATTTAAATCGAAGGACGCACGCGAAAGCGGCGAATTTTGATCCCAACCGGATTTAGTGATGTAGTAACGCCAGTCAGCAGTAACGTGCGCTGCGGTAAAGGTCCAAGTGAAAGCATTGGAGCCGGCGCTGATATTGTTTTTAGTCCAACGTGATGAGGACTGGACATCAAGAGGAGGAAACGCTCCACCACCAGAAGCAATTTCACCATCGATTGGTCCGGCACTGGGGAAACCATCGGGTCCTTCCACACTCTGAGGTTCATATTGCACCTGACCACAGTTGGTATTGGCTCCAGTACTACATAAATAAGCCCGCGAACCGGGAGAATTTACATAGCCATGTGCCAGCGCTAATTGAGAAAGAAAAAGGCTGCCGAGAACGGCGACCCAAGCCAAGCCTTTCGGCAGGCTCGATCGAGTATTGCATAGATTCTTCATAGTTATATCCTACATTTAATTGTGGATTAATTATTTTTACTTATTACATCTACTACGTATTTAAAAATACCAACGACAACAGACTGGGAGTCTATGTTGGCAGGGATCCCCTCAACTTTGCAGATAACAAAATCGAGTGAATTTGTGAATACACTATGTTTACTTTTAACGAACACTTAAACCAATCCCTGGTCGGTATTTTTATTATTATTTTTTTGACCGTATATTATTATCAGTTTAATACTACACCCAGCATTAAAAAAACCAATTCATTTAATAGCCAATATTAATCAGGTTTATATCCAGATTCGAAAGCATTTCACACGCTTTACTCGTTAACGAAACAGAATATCCTGCCCAAGACGGTCGACCAATATTTCCCGGTAGTATTCCGCTTTAGCAATTTGCATGGTTTCCATTGGATTGTAGTCGTCAGTAATCAGTCTGCCACCATAACCATTAATGTATATTTCGTGTTTGCGAAGCGTCGTCTGAGCCATAGCATCCTGTTTGGTGCTATGGCTGAGCTCCAAAGCAGTATCAGATGCAAAGAAGATAAAATCATTCCATTCTGCATTGGGTACCGAAACATACGATTTACGGTGTTTAAACTCTTGATCGATTGTGTAGGCTACTGACTGAACCGGATTATCTTTTTGTTTTTTGTTAAACCCCACAAAATTTATCGCCAGAATACCACCTGGCTTTAACATACCCTTCAGCTCAGAAATCATCTCCCGTGAAAGCAAGTGGACGGGTTCCGCACCACCGGTAAAACAATCGTGAACAATAAAATCGTATTTCTTTTTAATTTTTTTTATTTGGTAGCGAGCGTCACCCACTATGGTGTCGCCCGTGGGCTGATAATTAAAAAAATTTTCTGCGGCCTCCACAACCAGCGGGTCGATTTCTATAGCATCGCTGCGAATACCTTCCTCTGCCAAGCTTGTGACCAGGTGGCCACTTCCCAGGCCAACCAACAACAAATCTTTCCCCTCTCGGTTAAACGCGGTAACCAACTTCACAATCTCCTGGTAGCTCAGCATTGGCTGGCGAGTTATCAGGCTTTCAGCACCAATAGTCGAGGCATCCGCAAGCAAATAACGCAGATTTTCATCTTTTTTATCGACTACGCGAACCCAGCCATAGCGACCTTCTTTATCAAAAAGAACCTCATAACCCAAATATTTCTTTTCCGGTTTCAAAACAGAAGCAAATAATGTAGCTAAAGCAAGGACAAAAAACGCCACCGAAGCTTTTAGCGGAATACTTTCAATCTGAGGTAAGTATTTTGATTCATATAGAAATAACAGCAAAGATAATCCGATCAATGTCCCACTGAGAGAAAGAACAATTAATTCCACACCGGCTAAAGGTAATAAATAAAACCCTAACAACAAAGTTCCTACAACGCTTCCCAAGGTACTCATCGCATACACATTGCCAACGGTAGAACCGATCACGTCCAGCCGACGCGTGGCAATTTTGATGACGTAAGGCCCGACCATACCCAGCATAAACAATGGGAAAGTAAATAAGACAAACGCGCTGCCCAGAGCACCCAGACGCAAACCTAATGAATTCATCATTAATTGCACCGGCTCACTTAACCAGGGAATAGCCCCAATCCACACCGCCGCTGCCAAAATAATATGAGACAATCGCAACCACGCAATTCTATCGGCAAACCGTCCACCCCAAAAATAACCCAGTGCGAGCGCCAAAAGCGCAACAGACAATAACGACGACCAAACCACGAGGCTGACTCCGAAAAACGGGCCGATAATACGTGTCCCCATCAGCTCAATCATCATCACAGCTGCACCCGTAATGGATACAGTGAAATAAAACACTATGCGATCAAGTAATGGGATTTCGTTTATTTCTGTTTGAAATTTTGATTTATTTGGCTTAGCCATAAAGCATGCACCTTTCTTATAACATTTATTCTTGTGCTTAAAAAAACCAACCCAATACTACACACAGATGCAATGAACATGAAAGCTTTTTGCGACTACCAGCATGCACTCATTTGAATAAAAAATTCGTCTGTTGTTCAAAAACGTTAGAAGTATGACGTCAATGTCACCCAAGACTACAGATATGACTGTCTTTTAACATACGCGCGCGCAAGCCAGACTGAGACTGACCTGCCTGAAGGCTACGAATGTTTCAGAATTTTTAAAAAAAAGGAAACGCAGAGAAGAGAAAACAAACGCCGTAACCGAAGACTTATTCAGTCAGCCACGCACATTTTTCGCGTTGTAAACTATAAACTGCAACATCAATATCCTGATCGTAAAGCTGATGTCTTTTTTGCAGAACCGCTTCACATAAAAAACCAAGCCGTTCCGGGATCGCCCGGCTTTTATTATTTTTATCCGCACAGCGAATAATAATTTTATGCAAATCGTACTGCTTAAAGCCCATAATAGAAACGGCTTTAACTGCGGTTGTCATAATGCCCTTTCCAGTAAACGCTTCAGCCAGCCAATAGCCTATCATTCCCGTTTGCGTGATTGTGTTAATTTCGTGAAATCCCACAACACCACAAAGAGAATCATTAAAGAAAAGTGCGAAGCTGGCAGCACTTTCTTTTCCCTGTTTGTTTTTTGCCTCCGCAATAAATGTCGCAGTATCTTCAACGGTGTTGACTCTATCCACCCACGGAAGCCACTTACGCAAATAGACACGATTTGAGTCGGTTAAATCAAACAGTATTTGAGCATGCTTTTCCTCAATATACTCAATGGATATTTTTTCTGTTATCTGTTTTTTCATTGTTTTCGCCAAAAAATATTCCTACGAGTATAGAGGTAGGTACCCTGTATTTAACGCTTTCCAGTTGAATATCGACCACCTAAACCCCGCCAAAAAAACCTGGATTTTTGCACTGCGGCACGCACACAAGCCCATGATCAAATAGTCGATTTACGGTATCGCTACGACCGCAGTTACAAGACTAACAACATGCAAGTCAACCGGAGGAAGGCACCGTGTAACGCTGTTCCAACGCCAAATAACGACCAAGCTAGAAGCTCACGTGTCAAAACAGTTTACTTTTTGTACATGCCAAGCATAAATTCAGCTATATTTCAGCAACGATTGCGGTAAATCGCGTCTTCAACGTCCACGGATTAACACATCGAATGTAATAATATAGCGCCAGCTCAATTCTCATTTGCAGTAGATACCAATGGGTATAAACACAAATTCAACGTATAATGTTTTACACAATTTTACATCACGTGAAATCCGCCAAGTGCAATAATGCACCTAAAATATTCAGGTTCTACTCGCGTCAAAAAAACTCCACTTGCGTACCGGGCCTGAATGACAAAAGCGTCATACAGACGCCTAATCACTAACAAATATAAGGATAAACAATGAAAACCGTAGTAGCTTCCCTACTATCTCTTAGCTCTATTTGTGCTTTTGCCAACGATACGGCGGTTGATCCGCTGAAAGCGGAAGCCGAACTGGGCCTGCTTATCACCAACGGGAATACGGAATCAGAATCCATTTACGGCAAACTCAAAGTCAATCAGGA includes:
- a CDS encoding manganese efflux pump MntP family protein, with the protein product MLEALLLAVALSMDAFAVSIGLGSKRQKSPLALGLIAGVYFGVFQAMMPLIGFLGGKGMLGWVESYAPWLAFFLLLLIGGKMIYEAFSEGIEEDIANITHRLLLTLAIATSIDALAAGFALTVLDVSPLLACGIIGITTFLFSVLGVFIGVKSGTWLESKAEILGGIILILIGIKILLG
- a CDS encoding lytic polysaccharide monooxygenase, with protein sequence MKNLCNTRSSLPKGLAWVAVLGSLFLSQLALAHGYVNSPGSRAYLCSTGANTNCGQVQYEPQSVEGPDGFPSAGPIDGEIASGGGAFPPLDVQSSSRWTKNNISAGSNAFTWTFTAAHVTADWRYYITKSGWDQNSPLSRASFDLNPFCVVQGNGQPPSPMTHNCNVPSRSGYHVILAVWDVADTANTFYNAIDVNFGGGSSSSSSSSSSSSSSSSSSSSSSSSSSSSSSGGGGDCPQYVSGNTYSTGDLVSNVGNNYECAVSGWCSAGGSYEPGVGWAWEYAWNGAAAGACGGSSTSSSSSSSSSSSSSSSSSSSSSSSSSSSSSGGATCSGLAVWDSASVYTGGNTVQYNGVQYTANWWNQGANPEQNSGPWQVWTNNGACN
- a CDS encoding fused MFS/spermidine synthase, which gives rise to MAKPNKSKFQTEINEIPLLDRIVFYFTVSITGAAVMMIELMGTRIIGPFFGVSLVVWSSLLSVALLALALGYFWGGRFADRIAWLRLSHIILAAAVWIGAIPWLSEPVQLMMNSLGLRLGALGSAFVLFTFPLFMLGMVGPYVIKIATRRLDVIGSTVGNVYAMSTLGSVVGTLLLGFYLLPLAGVELIVLSLSGTLIGLSLLLFLYESKYLPQIESIPLKASVAFFVLALATLFASVLKPEKKYLGYEVLFDKEGRYGWVRVVDKKDENLRYLLADASTIGAESLITRQPMLSYQEIVKLVTAFNREGKDLLLVGLGSGHLVTSLAEEGIRSDAIEIDPLVVEAAENFFNYQPTGDTIVGDARYQIKKIKKKYDFIVHDCFTGGAEPVHLLSREMISELKGMLKPGGILAINFVGFNKKQKDNPVQSVAYTIDQEFKHRKSYVSVPNAEWNDFIFFASDTALELSHSTKQDAMAQTTLRKHEIYINGYGGRLITDDYNPMETMQIAKAEYYREILVDRLGQDILFR
- a CDS encoding GNAT family protein, whose amino-acid sequence is MKKQITEKISIEYIEEKHAQILFDLTDSNRVYLRKWLPWVDRVNTVEDTATFIAEAKNKQGKESAASFALFFNDSLCGVVGFHEINTITQTGMIGYWLAEAFTGKGIMTTAVKAVSIMGFKQYDLHKIIIRCADKNNKSRAIPERLGFLCEAVLQKRHQLYDQDIDVAVYSLQREKCAWLTE